One genomic segment of Mesoterricola silvestris includes these proteins:
- the mazG gene encoding nucleoside triphosphate pyrophosphohydrolase: MTPTSLRAVMQALRNPVSGCPWDLEQDHQSLARFLREEAAEVLDALAAHVPGDPEKERHFCEELGDLWLQVAFHAQLAQERGAFDLRDVEAMVVEKLVRRHPHVFAGVEVENAADVLVNWAAIKRDEKAGRGQETRKRLLQGMAASLSPLDEAMEIGKRCAKVGFEWPDLEGVLDKVREEIGELQAETELDRVESEFGDVLFSLVQWARKKGVDPDRALRRQMDRFRGRFTKVEDFAEANGGWEAQDLGALEAAWQEAKKAPEGP; encoded by the coding sequence ATGACGCCCACTTCCCTCCGCGCCGTGATGCAGGCCCTCCGCAACCCCGTCTCGGGCTGCCCCTGGGATCTGGAGCAGGACCACCAGTCCCTGGCCCGGTTCCTGCGGGAGGAGGCGGCCGAGGTCCTGGACGCCCTGGCGGCCCACGTGCCCGGGGATCCCGAAAAGGAGCGCCATTTCTGCGAGGAGCTGGGGGACCTGTGGCTGCAGGTGGCCTTCCACGCCCAGCTGGCCCAGGAGCGCGGCGCCTTCGACCTGCGGGACGTGGAGGCCATGGTGGTGGAGAAGCTGGTGCGCAGGCACCCCCACGTGTTCGCCGGCGTGGAGGTGGAGAACGCCGCCGACGTGCTGGTGAACTGGGCCGCCATCAAGCGGGACGAGAAGGCCGGGCGCGGCCAGGAGACCCGCAAGCGGCTCCTGCAGGGCATGGCCGCCAGCCTTTCGCCCCTGGACGAGGCCATGGAGATCGGCAAGCGGTGCGCCAAGGTCGGCTTCGAGTGGCCCGACCTGGAGGGCGTGCTGGACAAGGTGCGCGAGGAGATCGGCGAGCTGCAGGCCGAAACGGAGCTGGACCGCGTGGAATCGGAGTTCGGGGACGTGCTCTTCAGCCTCGTGCAGTGGGCCCGCAAGAAGGGCGTGGACCCGGACCGGGCCCTGCGGCGCCAGATGGACCGGTTCAGGGGGCGCTTCACGAAGGTGGAGGATTTCGCCGAAGCCAACGGGGGATGGGAGGCCCAGGACCTGGGGGCCCTGGAGGCCGCGTGGCAGGAGGCCAAGAAGGCCCCGGAGGGGCCCTGA
- a CDS encoding type I 3-dehydroquinate dehydratase: protein MPLPPPYFVTLAHSDWKDAEACARGLPDEALAEVRLDLFPDVPAADLVRSLRRKCLVTCRRREDGGAWEGDEASRIARLVEAAASRPAWLDLEWELPIPPPLAEARSHLRLLRSVHVGEGVFDLDARLAHLPEGDAYKWVGRAGRLADNAKVKAGLAWARDRGVLLSAFLMGARGIPSRCMQFAWGGAFTYAAADDAPAAAPGQVPLSRMLAWRCHRLHAAHALCGVLGSPVLHSRGPAYHNPRFQAAFKDLLYLPLECAGADEALEALEALPLLGASLTAPLKETLPPLLGLPAPLNTLHRRGPGLPWEAANTDAGALDAALEGLARGPVLLLGDGGVAATTLAVLQRRGWPVLQASRRRPVAEGEVEAFAPVGIVQATALGMAPGDPAPFPRLLEAAGPGAKWAVEWIYKEDTAFAAWAREAGLRLVEGAALFEGQARAQSELFIRGCGGG from the coding sequence ATGCCCCTGCCGCCGCCCTACTTCGTCACCCTCGCCCACTCCGACTGGAAGGACGCCGAGGCCTGCGCCCGCGGGCTCCCGGACGAAGCCCTGGCCGAAGTGCGGCTGGACCTCTTTCCGGATGTCCCCGCCGCCGACCTGGTGCGGTCCCTGCGGCGGAAATGCCTGGTGACCTGCCGGCGCCGGGAGGATGGCGGCGCCTGGGAGGGGGACGAGGCCTCCCGCATCGCCCGCCTCGTGGAGGCCGCCGCGAGCCGTCCCGCCTGGCTGGACCTGGAATGGGAACTGCCCATCCCTCCCCCCCTGGCCGAGGCCCGGTCCCACCTGCGGCTCCTGCGCTCCGTGCACGTGGGCGAAGGGGTGTTCGACCTGGACGCGCGCCTGGCCCATCTGCCCGAGGGGGACGCCTACAAATGGGTGGGCCGCGCCGGACGCCTCGCCGACAACGCCAAGGTCAAGGCCGGCCTGGCCTGGGCCCGGGACCGCGGCGTCCTCCTTTCGGCCTTCCTCATGGGGGCCCGGGGGATCCCCAGCCGGTGCATGCAGTTCGCCTGGGGCGGGGCGTTCACTTACGCCGCCGCCGACGACGCGCCCGCGGCCGCGCCCGGGCAGGTGCCCCTGTCCCGGATGCTCGCCTGGCGCTGCCACCGGCTCCACGCGGCCCACGCCCTCTGCGGCGTGCTGGGCAGCCCCGTGCTCCACTCCCGGGGTCCCGCCTACCACAACCCCCGCTTCCAGGCCGCCTTCAAGGACCTTCTCTACCTTCCCCTGGAATGCGCCGGGGCCGACGAGGCGCTGGAGGCCCTGGAGGCCCTGCCGCTCCTGGGCGCGAGCCTCACGGCCCCCCTGAAGGAGACCCTGCCGCCCCTGCTGGGCCTGCCCGCGCCCCTCAACACCCTCCACCGGCGCGGGCCCGGCCTTCCCTGGGAGGCCGCCAACACCGACGCCGGGGCCCTGGACGCGGCCCTGGAGGGCCTGGCCCGGGGGCCGGTGCTCCTGCTGGGGGACGGCGGCGTGGCCGCGACCACCCTCGCGGTGCTCCAGCGGCGCGGCTGGCCCGTGCTCCAGGCCTCCCGCAGGCGGCCCGTGGCCGAGGGGGAGGTGGAGGCCTTCGCCCCCGTGGGCATCGTCCAGGCCACGGCCCTGGGCATGGCGCCCGGGGACCCCGCGCCCTTCCCGCGCCTGCTGGAGGCCGCGGGCCCGGGGGCGAAATGGGCGGTGGAATGGATCTACAAGGAGGACACCGCCTTCGCCGCCTGGGCGCGGGAGGCGGGGCTGCGCCTGGTGGAGGGGGCGGCGCTCTTCGAGGGCCAGGCCCGGGCCCAGTCGGAACTCTTCATCCGCGGCTGCGGGGGCGGGTGA
- a CDS encoding TIGR03936 family radical SAM-associated protein: MDEASRDSALPPLKAFQSLVSAGPPEPRGLGPVLQALEMEGQVEHALALLRQAGPAWEPVRAKLRAAAATSRARRMNRWQTDPNRRTLRIRFAVSGTACGQHPPALAAQLARAILDAGLPLAMGLEKVPRPALHLAHPLPLGVPGRGEWADAVLARGAGTPLAELPGCINAHAPEGLEVLGCEIVPNHASPVSDLCRAATWRWRCPGELADRAAVATAEFMASERFEMEKSGKTGGQKGVKRVEIRSLVEAMAWRDGALEFTTRIAAGQAPNPQKLLGAILGVDPAAITHLERTRLDLAEDPRLLDADRYEPKLHNMFEDAVLLDAGSHIRIVDGDDDEPIVLGGAGR; this comes from the coding sequence ATGGACGAGGCCTCCCGAGATTCCGCACTGCCGCCCCTGAAGGCCTTCCAGAGCCTGGTTTCCGCGGGGCCGCCCGAACCGCGGGGCCTGGGTCCCGTGTTGCAGGCGCTGGAGATGGAAGGGCAGGTCGAACACGCCCTGGCCCTCCTCCGCCAGGCCGGACCGGCCTGGGAGCCCGTGCGCGCGAAGCTCCGGGCCGCCGCCGCCACGTCCAGGGCCCGCCGCATGAACCGCTGGCAGACGGACCCCAACCGCCGGACCCTCCGCATCCGCTTCGCCGTTTCCGGAACCGCCTGCGGCCAGCACCCGCCGGCCCTGGCCGCCCAGCTGGCCAGGGCGATCCTGGATGCGGGCCTTCCCCTGGCCATGGGCCTGGAGAAGGTGCCCCGGCCCGCCCTGCACCTGGCGCACCCGCTGCCCCTGGGCGTTCCGGGCCGCGGCGAATGGGCCGATGCGGTGCTGGCCCGGGGCGCGGGGACGCCCCTGGCGGAGCTGCCCGGATGCATCAATGCCCACGCGCCGGAAGGACTGGAGGTCCTCGGCTGCGAAATCGTCCCCAACCACGCGTCGCCCGTGTCGGATCTGTGCCGCGCGGCCACCTGGCGCTGGCGCTGCCCCGGGGAGCTGGCGGACCGGGCCGCCGTGGCCACGGCGGAATTCATGGCCTCCGAGCGCTTCGAAATGGAGAAATCCGGCAAGACCGGCGGCCAGAAAGGTGTCAAGCGCGTGGAGATCCGGTCCCTGGTGGAAGCCATGGCCTGGCGGGACGGGGCCCTGGAGTTCACGACACGCATCGCCGCCGGCCAGGCCCCCAATCCCCAGAAGCTCCTGGGCGCGATCCTCGGCGTGGACCCCGCCGCCATCACGCACCTGGAGCGCACCCGCCTGGACCTGGCCGAGGACCCCCGCCTCCTGGATGCGGACCGCTACGAGCCCAAGCTCCACAACATGTTCGAGGACGCGGTCCTGCTGGATGCCGGGTCCCACATCCGCATCGTCGACGGCGACGACGACGAGCCGATCGTACTGGGGGGGGCGGGAAGGTAG
- a CDS encoding FAD-binding oxidoreductase — translation MDALLEDLTALLGPGAVLADPSEREKYETGWRYGKGRARVVARPSTTAEVSAFMAYCHGKGLRVIVQGANTGLVGASVPDEGGAMAVLSLERLNRRMEIDPTDRTALVDGGVLLSALNGALAEHGLHFPVDLGADPQIGGMIATNTGGTRLLRYGDVRRNLLGLEVVLADGTVVDTLSALRKNNTGLDWKQLFTGTSGLYGVVTGAVLQVAPLPRQRAVALVALSGGGAVLDLLRSLEGGLFEVFTAYEVISGEALAAVFRHQETLRNPFDEVPPYTALVELASSLPESSLDLASLLEEALGAHMEAHGEGVLDARFGKPAEFWAIRHHVSESLRGEGRVLAFDIAVPRSGLPAFTEAVKAWLGREHPFMRVCDFGHWGDGGTHLNLVWREADSPLPAAELVPRVQRKVYDLAVLEHRGSYSAEHGVGPHNQHYHDLYTPPAVKAAGAALRAHFDPEGLLGITRLW, via the coding sequence GTGGACGCATTGCTGGAGGACCTCACCGCCCTGCTGGGCCCGGGGGCGGTGCTCGCCGACCCCTCCGAACGGGAGAAGTACGAGACCGGATGGCGCTACGGGAAGGGCAGGGCCCGCGTCGTGGCGCGCCCCTCCACCACCGCCGAGGTGTCGGCCTTCATGGCGTACTGCCACGGGAAGGGGCTGCGGGTCATCGTCCAGGGGGCCAACACGGGCCTCGTGGGCGCCTCGGTGCCCGACGAGGGCGGGGCCATGGCCGTGCTCAGCCTGGAGCGCCTGAACCGCCGCATGGAGATCGATCCCACGGACCGCACCGCCCTGGTGGACGGCGGCGTCCTCCTCAGCGCCCTCAACGGGGCCCTGGCGGAGCACGGCCTGCACTTCCCCGTTGACCTGGGCGCCGATCCCCAGATCGGGGGCATGATCGCCACCAACACCGGCGGCACCCGGCTCCTGCGGTACGGCGACGTGCGCCGGAACCTCCTGGGCCTGGAGGTGGTGCTGGCCGACGGCACCGTGGTGGACACCCTTTCGGCCCTGCGCAAGAACAACACGGGCCTGGACTGGAAGCAGCTCTTCACGGGCACCTCGGGCCTGTACGGCGTGGTCACCGGCGCGGTGCTGCAGGTGGCGCCCCTGCCGCGGCAGCGGGCCGTGGCCCTGGTGGCGCTTTCGGGCGGCGGGGCCGTGCTGGATCTGCTGCGGAGCCTGGAGGGGGGCCTCTTCGAGGTGTTCACGGCCTACGAGGTGATCTCCGGGGAGGCCCTGGCCGCCGTGTTCCGGCACCAGGAGACCCTGCGCAACCCCTTCGACGAGGTGCCGCCCTACACGGCCCTGGTGGAACTGGCCAGTTCCCTGCCGGAATCCAGCCTCGACCTGGCCTCGCTCCTGGAGGAGGCCCTGGGCGCCCACATGGAGGCCCACGGGGAGGGCGTGCTGGACGCGCGCTTCGGCAAGCCCGCCGAATTCTGGGCCATCCGCCACCACGTCTCCGAGAGCCTGCGCGGCGAGGGCAGGGTCCTGGCCTTCGACATCGCGGTGCCCCGGTCGGGCCTCCCCGCCTTCACGGAGGCCGTGAAGGCCTGGCTGGGCCGGGAGCACCCCTTCATGCGGGTGTGCGACTTCGGCCACTGGGGCGACGGCGGCACCCACCTGAACCTGGTGTGGCGGGAGGCGGACAGCCCCCTCCCCGCCGCCGAACTGGTGCCCCGAGTGCAGCGCAAGGTCTATGACCTGGCCGTGCTGGAGCACCGGGGCAGCTACAGCGCCGAGCACGGCGTGGGCCCCCACAACCAGCACTACCACGACCTCTACACTCCCCCGGCCGTCAAGGCCGCGGGCGCGGCGCTGCGGGCCCACTTCGACCCGGAGGGCCTCCTGGGGATCACCCGGCTCTGGTGA
- a CDS encoding AAA family ATPase: MRGSDDLRELARAGLRSLSRVVVGKDGPVRRSVAVLLAGGHLLLEDLPGVGKTTLAKGLSRLLGGSYQRVQGTNDLLPSDLLGIHLWEATGQTFRFQEGPIFANVVLLDELNRIGPKTQSALLEVMVEGQVTLDRTTYRLPDPFFVIATQNPMDTSGTFPLPESQMDRFACVLHLGYPDPVSERLVLRGEAGSGTLESLEAAMDLDGWRRARADVRRVRASDGALDYAERVVARIRENRGFCSTRAAGHWLALAKAEAWLDGRDFLTPDDLQSTLGDAMAHRGTMDDRRLNRDERREQLGRMVAEIPVGWKP, encoded by the coding sequence ATGCGCGGATCGGACGACCTGAGGGAGCTCGCGAGGGCGGGCCTGCGATCCCTTTCCCGGGTGGTGGTGGGCAAGGACGGACCGGTGCGCAGGTCCGTGGCCGTGCTGCTCGCGGGCGGGCACCTCCTGCTGGAGGATCTGCCCGGCGTGGGCAAGACCACCCTGGCCAAGGGCCTCAGCCGGCTCCTGGGGGGGTCCTACCAGCGGGTGCAGGGCACCAACGACCTCCTGCCCTCGGACCTGCTGGGCATCCACCTGTGGGAGGCCACGGGCCAGACCTTCCGGTTCCAGGAGGGGCCGATCTTCGCCAACGTCGTCCTCCTGGACGAGCTGAACCGCATCGGGCCCAAGACCCAGAGCGCCCTGCTGGAGGTGATGGTGGAGGGCCAGGTGACCCTGGACCGCACCACGTACCGCCTCCCCGATCCGTTCTTCGTCATCGCCACCCAGAACCCCATGGACACCTCCGGCACCTTCCCCCTTCCGGAAAGCCAGATGGACCGCTTCGCCTGCGTCCTCCACCTGGGCTATCCCGACCCGGTTTCCGAACGGCTGGTGCTGCGGGGCGAGGCCGGCTCGGGAACCCTGGAATCCCTGGAGGCGGCCATGGACCTGGACGGGTGGCGGCGGGCCCGCGCCGACGTGCGCAGGGTGCGCGCCTCCGACGGCGCCCTGGACTACGCCGAACGCGTGGTGGCGCGCATCCGCGAGAACCGCGGCTTCTGCTCCACCCGGGCCGCGGGGCACTGGCTGGCCCTGGCCAAGGCGGAGGCCTGGCTCGACGGCCGTGACTTCCTCACGCCCGACGACCTCCAGTCCACCCTCGGCGACGCCATGGCCCACCGGGGGACCATGGACGACCGGCGCCTGAACCGGGATGAGCGGCGGGAGCAGCTGGGGCGGATGGTGGCCGAGATCCCCGTGGGGTGGAAGCCTTGA
- a CDS encoding DUF1338 domain-containing protein, with protein sequence MHAETNLRTLLEALLGTRRAEDLLASVAVPGPLLEPRGPRVSRGQLAFAMNLILLRDLQERVPSARAYMLDVAAAGGRVVFDHGALRTVLAPSGPLPPGEAAITRILRPLGYELADVYPLDRLSMTGRAYRHVDLPEGIPQFFLSELHPGAFSPAFQQAVARVLATSRDPLPERARAPLAELEGTGSLPLEDARALLPDLVACFDRQHEPPTLADYRILYQESAEMAWIATEGNAFNHATDRVADVEALAVAQKELGRSMKETVEVSASGRVLQTAFQADPVERPFRDLEGHMVLKTVPGSFFEFITRRPLAGGGLDLGFDTGNAQAIFKMTAPGSY encoded by the coding sequence ATGCACGCAGAAACGAACCTTCGGACCCTTCTGGAAGCCCTGCTGGGCACCCGGCGCGCGGAGGACCTCCTGGCCTCCGTGGCCGTTCCCGGCCCGCTCCTGGAACCGCGGGGGCCCAGGGTTTCCCGGGGCCAGCTGGCCTTCGCCATGAACCTGATCCTCCTGAGGGACCTGCAGGAGCGGGTGCCTTCCGCGCGGGCCTACATGCTGGACGTGGCCGCGGCGGGGGGCCGGGTGGTCTTCGACCACGGCGCCCTGCGCACCGTGCTGGCCCCCAGCGGACCGCTGCCCCCGGGGGAGGCGGCCATCACGCGCATCCTGCGACCCCTGGGCTACGAACTGGCCGACGTGTACCCCCTGGACCGCCTTTCCATGACGGGCCGCGCGTACCGCCACGTGGACCTGCCCGAGGGCATCCCCCAGTTCTTCCTCAGCGAACTCCACCCCGGGGCCTTCAGCCCCGCCTTCCAGCAGGCCGTGGCCCGCGTGCTGGCCACCTCCCGGGATCCCCTGCCGGAGCGGGCCCGGGCGCCCCTGGCGGAGCTGGAAGGGACGGGGAGCCTTCCCCTGGAGGACGCCCGGGCCCTGCTGCCCGACCTGGTGGCGTGCTTCGACCGCCAGCACGAGCCCCCCACCCTCGCCGACTACCGGATCCTCTACCAGGAGAGCGCCGAGATGGCCTGGATCGCCACCGAAGGCAACGCCTTCAACCACGCCACGGACCGCGTGGCCGACGTGGAGGCCCTGGCGGTGGCCCAGAAGGAGCTGGGCCGGTCCATGAAGGAGACCGTGGAGGTCTCCGCCAGCGGCCGGGTCCTCCAGACCGCCTTCCAGGCCGACCCGGTGGAGCGGCCCTTCCGGGACCTGGAAGGCCACATGGTCCTGAAGACCGTGCCGGGCTCCTTCTTCGAATTCATCACCCGCAGGCCCCTGGCCGGCGGTGGCCTGGACCTGGGCTTCGACACGGGCAACGCCCAGGCCATTTTCAAGATGACCGCCCCGGGGAGCTACTGA
- a CDS encoding 5'-methylthioadenosine/S-adenosylhomocysteine nucleosidase family protein, translating into MDTHPSLLLAAFPPELAGRDATPPEGWRVACTGIGALTAGVATARLLAELRPARVLFVGTCGSYDGRLRTGDAVWAAEALAVSLDELEGRAYRPDIETVRWAATLEPALPFPAHAVAVPPGITRTEEGARRLGGLAAVEHLELTGVFAACAQAGVPCGAVLAVANRVGPDAHREWRENHARVSRDLLAALQGLGVFGGR; encoded by the coding sequence ATGGACACCCATCCCTCCCTCCTCCTCGCCGCCTTCCCCCCGGAGCTTGCCGGGAGGGATGCCACGCCTCCGGAGGGGTGGCGGGTGGCGTGCACGGGCATCGGCGCGCTGACGGCCGGCGTCGCCACGGCCCGGCTCCTGGCGGAGCTGAGGCCGGCGCGGGTGCTGTTCGTGGGCACCTGCGGGAGCTATGACGGGCGCCTGCGGACGGGGGACGCGGTGTGGGCCGCGGAGGCCCTGGCCGTTAGCCTGGATGAGCTGGAGGGGCGGGCCTACAGGCCGGACATCGAAACCGTGAGGTGGGCCGCGACCCTCGAGCCGGCCCTGCCCTTCCCGGCCCATGCCGTGGCCGTGCCGCCGGGGATCACCCGCACGGAGGAGGGGGCGCGGCGCCTGGGGGGGCTGGCGGCGGTGGAGCACCTGGAACTCACGGGGGTCTTCGCGGCCTGCGCCCAGGCGGGGGTGCCCTGCGGCGCGGTGCTGGCGGTGGCCAACCGGGTGGGGCCCGACGCGCACCGGGAGTGGCGGGAAAACCACGCGCGGGTGAGCCGGGACCTCCTGGCCGCCCTGCAGGGCCTGGGGGTCTTCGGGGGTCGGTGA
- a CDS encoding helix-turn-helix domain-containing protein, which yields MSRPEGAPHANGIGEALRQARIAHGLSLHALAFDLNLSVSLLEAVEAEAWDRVPAGRERPYTRQIAERLGVDPEAFPEQWNQLPGSVEQEPPDPRREHQERILMGALSAGTLLLVLWLVVPGRNLRRNQGQAEVVVDRAGPARWKPAVPEGPYPVVGEVLPEVPVNEEGVLVSLRAQDTCEVTVTPALGPAQKRSLRVSDPWRLRVKGPFSISLDNGGVAVLDVAGHRIRHGTAVGQPWTGNFGENGEWIVPESPEDRNPPTVPDTDQEGE from the coding sequence TTGAGCCGGCCCGAGGGGGCGCCCCACGCCAACGGCATCGGCGAGGCCCTCCGCCAGGCCCGCATCGCCCACGGGCTCTCCCTGCACGCCCTGGCCTTCGACCTGAACCTCAGCGTGAGCCTCCTGGAGGCCGTGGAGGCCGAAGCCTGGGACCGCGTCCCCGCGGGCCGGGAGCGGCCCTACACGCGCCAGATCGCCGAGCGCCTCGGCGTGGATCCCGAAGCCTTCCCCGAGCAGTGGAACCAGCTCCCCGGGTCCGTGGAACAGGAGCCCCCCGATCCGCGGCGGGAGCACCAGGAGCGCATCCTCATGGGCGCGCTGAGCGCCGGCACCCTCCTGCTGGTGCTCTGGCTCGTGGTGCCCGGGCGCAACCTGCGCCGGAACCAGGGCCAGGCCGAAGTGGTGGTGGACCGCGCCGGCCCCGCGCGCTGGAAGCCCGCGGTGCCGGAGGGTCCCTATCCCGTGGTGGGCGAGGTGCTCCCCGAGGTTCCGGTCAACGAGGAGGGCGTGCTGGTCTCCCTGCGGGCCCAGGACACCTGCGAAGTGACCGTGACCCCCGCCCTTGGACCCGCGCAGAAGCGGAGCCTGCGGGTTTCGGATCCCTGGCGGTTGCGGGTGAAGGGCCCCTTCTCCATCAGCCTGGACAACGGCGGGGTCGCGGTGCTGGACGTGGCCGGCCACCGCATCCGCCACGGGACCGCGGTCGGCCAGCCCTGGACCGGGAATTTCGGCGAGAATGGGGAATGGATCGTCCCGGAGAGTCCGGAGGACCGGAATCCGCCCACGGTTCCCGATACCGACCAGGAAGGGGAATGA
- a CDS encoding sigma-54-dependent transcriptional regulator: MRVLLVEDKDSFRRMLVQALEAGPWEVTAVGDPREALGVLDAGPFDILVTDLRLPSMSGLELLKAAKRAQPNLRAVVMSAFGEPADIVEAIRWGADDFLPKPFDLDVFAAVLERLRSLRMAPPPDPREPWIVHSPAMAALDQALVKAAGTSLPVLFHGEPGTGKARAARRLHALRHPQAPFLACDGALGVPGPADLGLLRGGSVYVAGLDRLPAPALVGAMEGMEGQGVHWMGGCANPEALPEATRLRMGVLTFRLPPLRERREDILPLFRTFLELHARREGRSVPIVERAMEKELLHRDWPGNLRQLTWGLTQALGGTAGSVLAPLPPDGARRGGSMVLPFPEAGTLEAMLGAVSRAAEGVLLRRALEGRTSEPAALALELGLTPRALAKALREHGIPLEDD, from the coding sequence ATGCGCGTGCTGCTGGTGGAGGACAAGGACAGTTTCCGCAGGATGCTGGTGCAGGCCCTGGAAGCGGGCCCCTGGGAGGTCACGGCCGTGGGGGATCCCCGGGAGGCCCTGGGGGTCCTGGACGCGGGTCCCTTCGACATCCTGGTGACGGACCTGCGCCTGCCCTCCATGTCGGGGCTGGAGCTCCTGAAGGCCGCGAAGCGGGCCCAGCCCAACCTGCGGGCGGTGGTCATGTCCGCCTTCGGGGAGCCCGCCGACATCGTGGAGGCCATCCGCTGGGGCGCGGACGATTTCCTGCCCAAGCCCTTCGACCTGGACGTTTTCGCCGCCGTGCTTGAGCGCCTGCGCAGCCTGCGCATGGCCCCCCCGCCGGATCCGCGGGAGCCCTGGATCGTCCATTCCCCGGCCATGGCCGCCCTGGACCAGGCCCTGGTCAAGGCCGCCGGCACCTCCCTGCCGGTGCTTTTCCACGGCGAGCCCGGCACCGGCAAGGCCCGGGCGGCGCGCAGGCTCCACGCCCTGCGCCACCCCCAGGCCCCCTTCCTGGCCTGCGACGGCGCCCTGGGCGTTCCCGGCCCCGCGGACCTGGGCCTCCTCCGGGGCGGCAGCGTCTACGTGGCCGGCCTGGACCGGCTCCCGGCGCCGGCCCTCGTCGGTGCCATGGAAGGCATGGAAGGGCAGGGCGTGCACTGGATGGGCGGCTGCGCGAATCCGGAGGCGCTGCCCGAGGCCACCCGGCTCCGCATGGGCGTCCTCACCTTCCGCCTGCCGCCCCTGCGGGAGCGCCGCGAGGACATCCTGCCCCTCTTCCGCACCTTCCTGGAACTCCACGCCCGGCGCGAGGGACGGTCCGTCCCCATCGTGGAGCGGGCCATGGAGAAGGAACTCCTGCACCGGGACTGGCCCGGCAACCTGCGCCAGCTCACCTGGGGCCTGACCCAGGCCCTGGGCGGCACCGCGGGTTCGGTGCTGGCGCCCCTGCCCCCCGACGGCGCCCGGCGCGGCGGCTCCATGGTGCTCCCCTTCCCGGAGGCCGGGACCCTGGAAGCCATGCTGGGCGCCGTGTCCCGGGCGGCGGAGGGGGTGCTGCTGCGCAGGGCCCTGGAGGGCCGGACCTCCGAACCCGCGGCCCTGGCCCTGGAACTGGGCCTCACGCCCCGGGCCCTGGCGAAGGCCCTGCGGGAGCACGGCATTCCCCTGGAGGATGACTAG